Proteins from a genomic interval of Trifolium pratense cultivar HEN17-A07 linkage group LG6, ARS_RC_1.1, whole genome shotgun sequence:
- the LOC123888262 gene encoding transcription factor MYBC1, translated as MREDDSNWFSRWEEQLPSPEELMPLSQTLITPDLAIAFDIRNNINNNNNNPLNNINHSNPQQQQQHHQNHQNQQQQPQPSSLPSSTDFADSGELGSGTAGEEPARTLKRPRLVWTPQLHKRFVDAVAHLGIKNAVPKTIMQLMSVDGLTRENVASHLQKYRLYLKRMQGISSGGGGGSGGGSGGGNDPATDHLFASSPVPPHFLHPVARPNSDHFMPFVPVPAIHHQQQMAAAAAAQYNRPVGHFGSPPNGHFENPFLSRQQQHQQQHQNQHQNQHQNQHQQQQLHRIGTQIHHSPVGGYVEDMESANASGGRKVLTLFPTGDD; from the coding sequence ATGAGAGAAGACGATTCAAATTGGTTTTCAAGATGGGAAGAACAACTCCCTTCACCTGAAGAACTCATGCCTTTATCACAAACCCTAATCACCCCTGATCTTGCTATAGCTTTTGACATCAgaaacaacatcaacaacaataataataacccACTTAACAACATTAATCACTCAaacccacaacaacaacaacaacatcatcaaaatcatcaaaatcaacaacaacaacctcaaCCTTCTTCACTTCCTTCTTCAACCGATTTCGCCGATTCTGGTGAACTTGGTTCTGGTACAGCCGGAGAAGAACCAGCTAGAACACTCAAAAGACCTCGTCTTGTATGGACCCCACAACTCCACAAACGTTTTGTTGATGCAGTGGCACATCTTGGAATCAAAAACGCTGTTCCAAAGACGATAATGCAGCTTATGAGTGTTGATGGTTTAACAAGAGAAAACGTGGCGAGTCACTTGCAAAAGTATAGGCTTTATTTGAAACGCATGCAGGGAATTTCTTCTGGTGGAGGTGGTGGTTCAGGTGGTGGTTCCGGTGGTGGTAATGACCCTGCTACTGATCATTTATTTGCTAGCTCGCCTGTTCCGCCGCATTTTCTTCATCCGGTTGCGAGGCCGAATTCGGATCATTTTATGCCTTTTGTTCCTGTTCCTGCTATTCACCATCAGCAACAAAtggctgctgctgctgctgctcaGTATAACCGGCCGGTTGGACATTTTGGGTCGCCGCCAAATGGACACTTTGAGAATCCTTTCTTGTCTAGACAGCAACAGCATCAACAGCAACATCAAAATCAACATCAGAATCAACATCAGAATCAACATCAGCAGCAGCAGCTTCATAGGATTGGGACACAAATACATCATAGCCCTGTTGGTGGTTATGTGGAGGATATGGAATCAGCTAATGCATCAGGAGGGAGAAAGGTTCTTACTTTGTTTCCAACTGGAGATGATTGA